The proteins below come from a single Coregonus clupeaformis isolate EN_2021a unplaced genomic scaffold, ASM2061545v1 scaf3994, whole genome shotgun sequence genomic window:
- the LOC123490442 gene encoding annexin A5-like: MAGRGSVRASGNFNANQDAETLYKAMKGLGTDEDSIMKLLTSRSNSQRQQIKAAYKTLHGKDLVGDLKGELGGKFETLVVALMTPPILYDVTSLRNAIKVFDPDLVMSYPVSDGYL, translated from the exons ATG GCTGGTCGAGGCAGTGTGAGAGCCAGTGGAAACTTCAACGCCAACCAAGATGCAGAGACACTCTACAAGGCCATGAAGGGACTGG GAACTGATGAAGATTCCATCATGAAGTTGTTGACGTCCCGTAGCAACAGCCAGAGACAGCAGATCAAAGCTGCATACAAGACCCTGCACGGCAAG gaccTGGTAGGTGATCTGAAGGGTGAACTGGGGGGAAAGTTTGAGACTCTGGTGGTGGCTCTGATGACTCCGCCCATCCTCTACGATGTGACATCACTACGGAACGCCATCAAGGTATTTGACCCGGATCTAGTGATGTCATATCCTGTGAGTGATGGTTACCTGTAG